A window from Megalobrama amblycephala isolate DHTTF-2021 linkage group LG21, ASM1881202v1, whole genome shotgun sequence encodes these proteins:
- the sla2a gene encoding src-like-adapter 2 isoform X1, with protein sequence MGCLTSRLWRRSAVRLEDPVLTSGGSSGNHMNMAVALCNFPPHTFDEHTIFFGDRLNIISEDDDMLRVRSISTATEFFIPHTYVSKVHNRWLFEGITRRNAEQLLRLPQNYSGCFLIRESQSCPGSYSLSIRHDRDHMHNVKHYRIHQIDNGWFYIHKNRPFSTLIQLVDYYSRPFNGTCCQLTEPCLFHDLSTTVAHTPSPKVFQRSSLNWKDLSRSMIQRQLKGDEETLVSEGLRETLNTYFYITEESSCED encoded by the exons ATGGGCTGTCTAACAAGCAGACTCTGGCGTCGATCCGCTGTTCGACTGGAGGATCCCGTTTTGACGTCTGGTGGGT CTTCGGGAAATCACATGAACATGGCGGTGGCCTTATGCAACTTTCCACCCCACACGTTTGATGAACATACTATATTTTTCGGAGACAGACTGAACATTATATCAGA AGATGATGACATGTTGAGGGTTAGATCTATATCAACAGCCACAGAGTTTTTCATTCCTCACACCTACGTTTCCAAAGTGCACAATCG GTGGCTGTTTGAAGGGATCACCAGGAGAAATGCAGAACAACTTCTTAGGCTGCCTCAAAACTACTCTGGATGTTTTCTAATTCGGGAAAGTCAGTCATGCCCTG GTTCCTACTCACTCTCAATACGACATGATAGAGACCATATGCACAATGTAAAGCACTACAGAATCCATCAGATCGACAACGGCTGGTTCTATATCCACAAAAACCGGCCCTTCTCCACTCTCATCCAGCTGGTAGACTATTACTCAC GACCTTTTAATGGAACATGCTGTCAGCTGACTGAACCTTGCTTATTTCATGACTTGAGCACAACAGTAGCACATACACCCTCACCAAAAGTATTCCAGAGGTCCAGTCTTAACTGGAAAGATTTGTCCAG GTCGATGATTCAAAGGCAGTTAAAGGGGGATGAAGAGACTCTGGTTAGTGAAGGACTGCGAGAGActctaaatacatatttttacatCACAGAGGAGTCGAGCTGTGAGGACTGA
- the sla2a gene encoding src-like-adapter 2 isoform X3, with amino-acid sequence MGCLTSRLWRRSAVRLEDPVLTSGGSSGNHMNMAVALCNFPPHTFDEHTIFFGDRLNIISEWLFEGITRRNAEQLLRLPQNYSGCFLIRESQSCPGSYSLSIRHDRDHMHNVKHYRIHQIDNGWFYIHKNRPFSTLIQLVDYYSRPFNGTCCQLTEPCLFHDLSTTVAHTPSPKVFQRSSLNWKDLSRSMIQRQLKGDEETLVSEGLRETLNTYFYITEESSCED; translated from the exons ATGGGCTGTCTAACAAGCAGACTCTGGCGTCGATCCGCTGTTCGACTGGAGGATCCCGTTTTGACGTCTGGTGGGT CTTCGGGAAATCACATGAACATGGCGGTGGCCTTATGCAACTTTCCACCCCACACGTTTGATGAACATACTATATTTTTCGGAGACAGACTGAACATTATATCAGA GTGGCTGTTTGAAGGGATCACCAGGAGAAATGCAGAACAACTTCTTAGGCTGCCTCAAAACTACTCTGGATGTTTTCTAATTCGGGAAAGTCAGTCATGCCCTG GTTCCTACTCACTCTCAATACGACATGATAGAGACCATATGCACAATGTAAAGCACTACAGAATCCATCAGATCGACAACGGCTGGTTCTATATCCACAAAAACCGGCCCTTCTCCACTCTCATCCAGCTGGTAGACTATTACTCAC GACCTTTTAATGGAACATGCTGTCAGCTGACTGAACCTTGCTTATTTCATGACTTGAGCACAACAGTAGCACATACACCCTCACCAAAAGTATTCCAGAGGTCCAGTCTTAACTGGAAAGATTTGTCCAG GTCGATGATTCAAAGGCAGTTAAAGGGGGATGAAGAGACTCTGGTTAGTGAAGGACTGCGAGAGActctaaatacatatttttacatCACAGAGGAGTCGAGCTGTGAGGACTGA
- the sla2a gene encoding src-like-adapter 2 isoform X2: MGCLTSRLWRRSAVRLEDPVLTSASGNHMNMAVALCNFPPHTFDEHTIFFGDRLNIISEDDDMLRVRSISTATEFFIPHTYVSKVHNRWLFEGITRRNAEQLLRLPQNYSGCFLIRESQSCPGSYSLSIRHDRDHMHNVKHYRIHQIDNGWFYIHKNRPFSTLIQLVDYYSRPFNGTCCQLTEPCLFHDLSTTVAHTPSPKVFQRSSLNWKDLSRSMIQRQLKGDEETLVSEGLRETLNTYFYITEESSCED, from the exons ATGGGCTGTCTAACAAGCAGACTCTGGCGTCGATCCGCTGTTCGACTGGAGGATCCCGTTTTGACGTCTG CTTCGGGAAATCACATGAACATGGCGGTGGCCTTATGCAACTTTCCACCCCACACGTTTGATGAACATACTATATTTTTCGGAGACAGACTGAACATTATATCAGA AGATGATGACATGTTGAGGGTTAGATCTATATCAACAGCCACAGAGTTTTTCATTCCTCACACCTACGTTTCCAAAGTGCACAATCG GTGGCTGTTTGAAGGGATCACCAGGAGAAATGCAGAACAACTTCTTAGGCTGCCTCAAAACTACTCTGGATGTTTTCTAATTCGGGAAAGTCAGTCATGCCCTG GTTCCTACTCACTCTCAATACGACATGATAGAGACCATATGCACAATGTAAAGCACTACAGAATCCATCAGATCGACAACGGCTGGTTCTATATCCACAAAAACCGGCCCTTCTCCACTCTCATCCAGCTGGTAGACTATTACTCAC GACCTTTTAATGGAACATGCTGTCAGCTGACTGAACCTTGCTTATTTCATGACTTGAGCACAACAGTAGCACATACACCCTCACCAAAAGTATTCCAGAGGTCCAGTCTTAACTGGAAAGATTTGTCCAG GTCGATGATTCAAAGGCAGTTAAAGGGGGATGAAGAGACTCTGGTTAGTGAAGGACTGCGAGAGActctaaatacatatttttacatCACAGAGGAGTCGAGCTGTGAGGACTGA
- the sla2a gene encoding src-like-adapter 2 isoform X4, whose translation MGCLTSRLWRRSAVRLEDPVLTSASGNHMNMAVALCNFPPHTFDEHTIFFGDRLNIISEWLFEGITRRNAEQLLRLPQNYSGCFLIRESQSCPGSYSLSIRHDRDHMHNVKHYRIHQIDNGWFYIHKNRPFSTLIQLVDYYSRPFNGTCCQLTEPCLFHDLSTTVAHTPSPKVFQRSSLNWKDLSRSMIQRQLKGDEETLVSEGLRETLNTYFYITEESSCED comes from the exons ATGGGCTGTCTAACAAGCAGACTCTGGCGTCGATCCGCTGTTCGACTGGAGGATCCCGTTTTGACGTCTG CTTCGGGAAATCACATGAACATGGCGGTGGCCTTATGCAACTTTCCACCCCACACGTTTGATGAACATACTATATTTTTCGGAGACAGACTGAACATTATATCAGA GTGGCTGTTTGAAGGGATCACCAGGAGAAATGCAGAACAACTTCTTAGGCTGCCTCAAAACTACTCTGGATGTTTTCTAATTCGGGAAAGTCAGTCATGCCCTG GTTCCTACTCACTCTCAATACGACATGATAGAGACCATATGCACAATGTAAAGCACTACAGAATCCATCAGATCGACAACGGCTGGTTCTATATCCACAAAAACCGGCCCTTCTCCACTCTCATCCAGCTGGTAGACTATTACTCAC GACCTTTTAATGGAACATGCTGTCAGCTGACTGAACCTTGCTTATTTCATGACTTGAGCACAACAGTAGCACATACACCCTCACCAAAAGTATTCCAGAGGTCCAGTCTTAACTGGAAAGATTTGTCCAG GTCGATGATTCAAAGGCAGTTAAAGGGGGATGAAGAGACTCTGGTTAGTGAAGGACTGCGAGAGActctaaatacatatttttacatCACAGAGGAGTCGAGCTGTGAGGACTGA